A single Bacillus sp. HMF5848 DNA region contains:
- a CDS encoding respiratory nitrate reductase subunit gamma, producing MLQFIVWVVYPYSVLFVFIMGLVWQYDYAIAGVNEKNIFKTTYSVRVLLNVLLVVIGTSFLFLNFFETIQPDRQLLINWTVSILTLRPDVNSITQSTLVTKIHLFTFLTMLLMLPFTSYIRYLVCPTTLLKIIKNKR from the coding sequence ATGCTACAGTTCATTGTTTGGGTTGTGTATCCATATTCGGTTCTGTTCGTGTTTATAATGGGGCTTGTGTGGCAGTATGACTATGCTATAGCAGGTGTCAATGAAAAGAATATTTTTAAAACAACGTATTCAGTGCGTGTATTGTTAAATGTGCTACTCGTCGTTATTGGAACATCATTTTTGTTTTTAAATTTCTTTGAAACAATACAACCAGACCGTCAGTTACTGATCAATTGGACTGTTAGCATACTTACTCTACGTCCAGATGTAAATTCTATTACTCAATCAACATTAGTAACAAAGATTCACCTGTTCACGTTTTTAACAATGCTATTAATGTTACCGTTTACAAGTTATATTCGTTATTTAGTCTGTCCTACTACACTACTGAAAATCATAAAAAACAAACGGTAA
- a CDS encoding CueP family metal-binding protein, giving the protein MKLKFAVVTLLLSFVLAACNGGNEVENVASEDKNIKDLVHDYSVGNIDNQSASITSHHLIVTDSDENQSVYDLPEDEFFVSIAPYFNETHPULNHNLTGCQGELVNEEFKVFIEDVDGNVLLDEMVKSHDNGFIDLWLPRDKNYEVTIEVNGKVAKAQLSTFENDPTCITTMQLL; this is encoded by the coding sequence ATGAAATTGAAGTTCGCCGTAGTAACTCTATTACTATCATTTGTATTAGCAGCTTGTAATGGAGGAAATGAAGTTGAAAACGTAGCTTCTGAAGATAAAAATATTAAAGATTTGGTTCATGATTACAGTGTGGGTAACATTGACAATCAATCAGCATCTATCACATCTCACCATCTTATTGTGACGGACAGTGATGAAAATCAATCAGTGTATGATTTACCTGAAGATGAGTTTTTTGTATCAATTGCCCCTTACTTTAATGAAACACATCCCTGACTGAATCATAACTTGACAGGTTGTCAAGGCGAATTAGTTAATGAAGAATTCAAGGTGTTTATTGAAGATGTAGACGGAAATGTCTTGTTAGATGAAATGGTGAAATCACACGACAACGGATTTATTGATTTATGGTTACCAAGAGACAAAAATTACGAAGTAACAATTGAAGTCAACGGAAAAGTGGCCAAAGCTCAATTATCCACATTCGAAAATGATCCAACATGTATTACAACGATGCAATTATTATAA
- the argC gene encoding N-acetyl-gamma-glutamyl-phosphate reductase, whose product MKAAVIGATGYGGAELVRILSNHPYMKLEALLSSSSADAPYIESYAHLLNINSLVLQPIDQEILHEIDIVFIAAPTGASTKLVPMLREHHKRVIDLAGDFRLKDQQQYSDWYNKQAPTEAHLHEAVYGLSEWNQSDIQHASLIANPGCFPTATLLGLAPLIQEDIIDPASIIIDAKTGVSGAGRSPTMNTHFSEVNENLKIYKVNSHQHIPEIEQMLKHWNRQAAPITFHTHLVPMTRGIMATIYATPKVAINEQTLLDLYKTSYENKPFVRIRELGQFPTTKEVFSSNYCDIAVTIDARTGRITIVSVIDNLMKGASGQAVQNANIMLGFDERAGLDIVPVYP is encoded by the coding sequence ATGAAAGCCGCCGTTATAGGCGCTACTGGTTATGGTGGTGCTGAGCTTGTCCGAATTTTATCAAATCATCCATATATGAAGCTGGAAGCTTTATTATCATCCTCGTCTGCGGATGCACCATACATAGAATCGTATGCACATTTATTAAATATTAATTCTTTAGTGTTACAGCCTATTGATCAGGAAATCTTACACGAAATTGATATTGTTTTTATTGCTGCCCCAACAGGTGCCTCAACAAAGCTCGTGCCAATGCTAAGAGAACATCATAAAAGAGTAATAGATTTAGCGGGAGATTTTCGCCTCAAAGATCAGCAGCAATATAGCGATTGGTATAACAAACAGGCGCCTACCGAGGCTCATTTACATGAAGCTGTATATGGATTAAGCGAATGGAACCAAAGTGATATTCAACATGCAAGTTTAATTGCTAATCCAGGCTGTTTTCCCACAGCGACGCTACTGGGTCTCGCGCCACTTATACAAGAAGACATCATTGATCCGGCCTCGATCATTATTGATGCAAAAACCGGTGTATCAGGAGCGGGCCGTTCACCAACGATGAACACACATTTTAGTGAAGTAAATGAGAATTTGAAAATCTATAAAGTTAACTCACACCAGCATATCCCTGAAATAGAACAAATGCTCAAACATTGGAACCGACAGGCTGCGCCGATAACATTTCATACGCATCTCGTTCCGATGACAAGAGGAATTATGGCGACAATTTATGCGACCCCAAAAGTCGCCATCAACGAGCAAACTTTACTAGATTTATATAAAACTAGCTATGAAAATAAGCCTTTTGTGAGAATTCGAGAGCTAGGTCAATTCCCAACAACAAAGGAAGTGTTTAGCTCGAACTATTGTGATATTGCTGTGACGATTGACGCAAGAACAGGGCGCATCACGATTGTGTCTGTAATCGATAACTTAATGAAAGGCGCAAGTGGGCAGGCCGTTCAAAACGCCAATATTATGCTTGGTTTTGATGAACGAGCAGGACTCGACATAGTGCCTGTTTATCCTTAA
- the argJ gene encoding bifunctional ornithine acetyltransferase/N-acetylglutamate synthase: MLIIKNSSKVAEVQGGSVVSPKGYKADGVHAGLRYKKKDVGVIVSDVPASSAAVYTLNAFQAAPLQVTQESIAKEGKLQAIVVNSAFANACTGKQGVVDAYEMRKQCAEAFSFAEHLVAVASTGVIGECMPMEKIIHGIQQLRPTNDTDGAVSFQQAILTTDTVMKTACYQTHINGHAVTIGGAAKGSGMIHPNMATMLAFVTTDANIESTYLSMALKQITNKTFNQITVDGDTSTNDMVIVMANGLAGNESLTPSHSEWDDFVEALQQTCESLAKQIARDGEGATKLVEVRVVGAATDEDAAKIAKSIVGSSLVKSAIYGTDANWGRIICAIGYSGVQLDTSYIDIALGPIKILEGSEPLPFSEEQATEYLQNSDVTIDVQLHQGSGEGCAWGCDLTYDYVKINASYRT; this comes from the coding sequence ATGTTAATCATAAAAAATAGCTCAAAGGTAGCGGAGGTTCAAGGGGGATCTGTCGTATCGCCGAAAGGGTATAAAGCCGATGGTGTGCACGCGGGATTGCGTTATAAAAAGAAGGATGTGGGAGTGATTGTATCCGATGTACCGGCATCTAGTGCGGCTGTTTATACATTAAATGCATTCCAGGCAGCACCACTTCAAGTAACACAGGAGAGCATTGCTAAAGAAGGAAAGCTACAAGCTATTGTAGTAAATAGTGCATTTGCCAATGCTTGTACGGGAAAACAGGGGGTAGTCGATGCGTATGAAATGCGCAAGCAGTGTGCAGAAGCTTTTTCGTTTGCAGAGCATCTCGTTGCCGTCGCTTCAACTGGTGTAATTGGTGAGTGTATGCCGATGGAAAAAATCATTCATGGTATTCAACAGCTGCGACCTACAAACGACACAGACGGTGCAGTTAGCTTTCAGCAAGCGATACTAACAACGGATACGGTCATGAAAACAGCGTGCTATCAAACACATATAAATGGTCACGCCGTAACGATCGGAGGTGCAGCAAAAGGATCGGGCATGATTCACCCGAATATGGCGACGATGTTAGCATTTGTGACTACTGATGCTAACATTGAGAGTACGTATCTTTCGATGGCTTTAAAGCAAATTACGAACAAAACATTTAATCAAATTACCGTTGATGGTGACACTTCAACAAATGATATGGTGATCGTAATGGCGAACGGTCTCGCAGGGAACGAGTCGTTAACGCCTAGTCATTCTGAATGGGATGATTTTGTAGAAGCTCTGCAGCAAACGTGTGAAAGCTTGGCTAAGCAAATAGCTCGCGACGGGGAAGGCGCAACAAAGTTAGTAGAGGTTCGAGTGGTAGGTGCAGCGACGGATGAGGATGCAGCAAAAATAGCTAAATCCATTGTCGGCTCTAGCTTAGTAAAATCTGCGATTTATGGTACAGACGCAAACTGGGGACGTATTATTTGTGCGATAGGATACAGTGGGGTGCAGCTAGATACTAGTTATATAGATATTGCACTCGGTCCGATTAAAATATTAGAGGGTAGTGAGCCGCTACCGTTCTCGGAAGAACAAGCGACAGAATACTTACAAAATAGTGATGTTACCATCGATGTTCAGCTACATCAAGGGTCTGGAGAAGGCTGTGCGTGGGGTTGTGATTTAACGTATGATTACGTCAAAATCAATGCTAGCTATCGTACATGA
- a CDS encoding FeoB-associated Cys-rich membrane protein: protein MLVNVAIGAVVFGYAGFTLYRFVKNSSKGKCAACELSKNCSGSSCAVNDIIK from the coding sequence ATGTTAGTGAATGTTGCGATAGGAGCAGTTGTGTTCGGGTATGCTGGCTTTACTTTGTATCGATTTGTAAAGAATAGTAGCAAAGGTAAATGTGCGGCCTGTGAACTTAGTAAAAATTGCTCTGGGAGTAGTTGCGCGGTTAATGATATAATAAAATAA
- a CDS encoding Crp/Fnr family transcriptional regulator, producing the protein MAQELKSILGHEANRIELVKGQFLFEEGQPADELFIILSGMIQIGKYTYDGRELTFRVSKKDDIIGEVSLFSTTSKHLVHAKVVETGEALVISKTILEKKLTENPKLALDFMRWMGDSLQKTQTKLRDLVLHGKKGALYSTLIRLSNSYGVQQESDTIINIQLTNQELANFCGTSREVVNRMLSELRKNGILSMAKGVITIHNMQYLRDEINCENCPPDLCNMQ; encoded by the coding sequence ATGGCACAAGAGCTGAAGTCTATTCTTGGTCATGAAGCGAATCGGATTGAGTTAGTGAAGGGGCAATTTTTATTTGAAGAAGGACAACCTGCTGATGAGCTGTTTATTATTCTTTCTGGTATGATTCAAATTGGGAAATACACATATGATGGCAGAGAGTTAACGTTTCGTGTTTCAAAGAAGGATGATATTATTGGCGAGGTTTCATTATTCAGTACTACAAGCAAGCATCTCGTCCATGCCAAAGTGGTAGAAACTGGAGAAGCGCTAGTTATATCAAAAACAATACTTGAAAAAAAACTAACTGAAAATCCGAAGCTTGCCCTTGATTTTATGAGATGGATGGGCGATAGTCTCCAAAAAACACAAACGAAATTACGTGACCTTGTGCTGCACGGAAAAAAAGGGGCCCTGTACTCTACCTTAATTCGCTTATCTAATAGCTACGGCGTGCAGCAAGAGTCAGATACAATTATTAATATTCAACTTACTAATCAGGAACTTGCCAACTTCTGTGGCACATCACGAGAAGTAGTAAATAGAATGCTAAGTGAATTGCGTAAAAACGGGATTCTTTCTATGGCAAAGGGTGTTATTACGATTCACAACATGCAATACTTACGTGATGAAATCAACTGTGAAAATTGCCCACCGGATTTATGTAATATGCAATAA